One Granulicella sp. 5B5 DNA window includes the following coding sequences:
- the rpe gene encoding ribulose-phosphate 3-epimerase: MIELAFSILAADFAHLADEIARAERGGGTIVHVDVMDGHFVPNITFGPPVVKAIRPITKLPLDCHLMIEDPDKFIPDFAAAGADMIAVHVEVCRHLNRTLQLIADHGMKPAVVLNPATPVEMLIEVLPMVHHVLVMSVNPGFGGQKFLPRSVERIAHLARLRTEMGLNYRIEVDGGVAHDTVASVVQAGADMLVAGSAIFEPGKTEQNAIDFLRVARSAALVQA; the protein is encoded by the coding sequence GTGATCGAACTTGCGTTTTCCATCCTTGCTGCTGACTTTGCGCACCTTGCCGACGAGATTGCCCGTGCCGAACGGGGTGGTGGCACCATCGTCCATGTGGATGTGATGGACGGCCATTTTGTGCCGAACATCACCTTTGGGCCTCCGGTGGTGAAGGCCATACGGCCCATCACGAAGCTGCCGCTCGACTGCCACCTGATGATCGAGGACCCGGACAAGTTCATCCCTGACTTCGCGGCCGCGGGCGCGGATATGATCGCCGTGCATGTGGAGGTGTGCCGGCACCTGAACCGGACGCTGCAGCTAATCGCCGATCACGGCATGAAACCGGCCGTGGTGCTGAACCCGGCGACGCCGGTAGAGATGCTGATCGAGGTGCTGCCGATGGTGCACCATGTGCTGGTAATGAGTGTGAACCCCGGGTTCGGCGGGCAGAAGTTTCTGCCGCGTTCTGTGGAGCGCATTGCGCATCTGGCGCGGTTGCGGACGGAGATGGGGTTGAACTACCGGATTGAAGTAGACGGCGGGGTCGCTCACGACACGGTCGCTTCGGTCGTCCAAGCAGGAGCGGACATGCTCGTGGCCGGCTCTGCGATCTTTGAGCCTGGAAAGACAGAACAGAACGCCATCGACTTCCTCCGCGTCGCACGGTCTGCCGCTTTGGTCCAAGCCTAA
- a CDS encoding TonB-dependent receptor has product MSSSTRNASVRLYRVFSVVLICLVAWKAGAQTVSQLTGTIRDPDGSVVSHAVVTLSNPKTASPLQTTTDDAGQYTFADVEPGVYRLEARKAGFEPIVVPSITVGAGQMASRDLSFAIAGADESVTVTGGASGSVANGYYVDNVDRGVLGTQPVVNQPYTITVIPAQEIMNTQVKSLRDTIKYLPLVSFTEQQGPEVLRPATRGVQGSIAQNTRMDGMAMAITGANPMEQYQSLQVESGLGAAMYGPANPSGMFDFVLKRPTEDRTENLYLEQDSSSVGTIYGDAGGRLGPHKIFGYRTNLLFGDGTQFVQASRLRRRLAEFAFDLRPTDRTTLDAHYSVYDIVQRGYPGWFTYGPSSKTNAAAPDYILPSAPDPTRVGFGQAYAGVNLTTQSTGARLLHDFSPNWHAMMGGLAQRLDRFIDTPVNTITDNNGDYSQSLGTGFAPRFGVESDLGYITGLIKKWGIKQDVVLASEGYRFNQYSYTANAPANLLLGTANVNAPKVFAAPAVGLPQNHGLFQSAVVHQQGFNLGDLISFRDRFLVRLAASQDWIGVDNNSATARTGGSNKNGISPSASVMYKPTSWTTAYATYASSLQQGDIAPVSAALVNSGAVLPPYRSKEWEVGFKSDGLPLNLTTALFRLERPFADTIAYNGSTTQNIFAIVGQQVNFGAEISGQGTLFHRLLVDGGFTALNARLNNTNVASTNGKRFVGIPGYKSNILSEYRVPGVKNLSITGDWQFVGQRPQDDQNLHTTTAYNTFDFGFRYAHPVFTKMATLRFTCDNITDTRYYSTIAAGDITGSNASSNVAHLGSPRTISTSLQFAF; this is encoded by the coding sequence ATGTCTTCTTCGACTAGAAATGCGAGCGTGCGCCTGTATCGAGTTTTCAGCGTTGTTTTGATCTGCCTGGTGGCGTGGAAGGCCGGCGCGCAAACGGTCTCGCAGCTAACGGGCACGATTCGCGACCCGGACGGCTCGGTGGTGAGCCATGCGGTGGTCACGTTGAGCAATCCAAAGACGGCTTCGCCTTTGCAGACCACGACGGATGACGCGGGACAGTACACGTTCGCGGACGTGGAGCCAGGCGTGTATCGGCTGGAGGCGAGGAAGGCCGGATTTGAGCCGATTGTGGTGCCGTCGATCACCGTTGGGGCGGGACAGATGGCGAGCCGTGATCTGTCGTTTGCCATAGCGGGCGCCGATGAATCGGTGACGGTGACAGGCGGGGCTTCGGGGAGCGTGGCGAACGGATACTACGTGGATAACGTAGACCGCGGAGTCTTGGGTACGCAGCCAGTCGTGAACCAGCCGTACACAATTACAGTGATACCCGCGCAGGAGATTATGAATACCCAGGTGAAGAGCCTGCGCGACACGATCAAGTATCTGCCGCTGGTGTCTTTTACGGAGCAGCAGGGGCCTGAGGTTCTGCGCCCGGCGACGCGTGGTGTGCAGGGGAGCATTGCGCAGAACACGCGGATGGACGGGATGGCGATGGCCATTACGGGCGCGAACCCGATGGAGCAGTACCAGTCGCTGCAGGTTGAAAGTGGCCTGGGGGCAGCGATGTATGGGCCGGCGAACCCGTCGGGCATGTTCGACTTTGTGCTGAAGCGGCCGACAGAGGACCGCACCGAGAACCTGTACCTGGAGCAGGACAGCAGTTCGGTGGGTACGATCTACGGAGATGCCGGTGGACGGCTGGGGCCGCATAAGATCTTCGGGTACCGGACGAACCTGCTGTTTGGCGATGGCACGCAGTTTGTACAGGCGAGCCGTCTGCGGCGGAGGCTGGCGGAGTTCGCATTCGATCTGCGGCCGACGGACAGGACGACGCTCGACGCGCATTACAGCGTGTACGACATTGTGCAGCGAGGCTATCCGGGCTGGTTCACCTATGGGCCTTCGTCGAAGACGAACGCCGCGGCACCGGATTACATTCTGCCGAGTGCGCCTGATCCGACGCGGGTGGGCTTTGGTCAGGCCTATGCTGGCGTGAACCTTACGACGCAGAGCACCGGTGCCCGCCTGCTACATGACTTTTCGCCAAACTGGCATGCGATGATGGGCGGGCTGGCGCAGCGACTGGACCGGTTTATCGATACGCCGGTCAACACGATCACGGACAACAACGGCGACTATAGCCAGTCGCTGGGGACGGGCTTTGCGCCGCGGTTCGGCGTGGAGAGCGACCTGGGCTACATCACCGGGCTGATCAAGAAGTGGGGCATCAAGCAGGATGTGGTGCTGGCCAGTGAGGGCTACCGGTTCAACCAGTACTCGTACACGGCGAACGCGCCTGCGAACCTATTGCTGGGAACTGCGAATGTGAACGCGCCGAAGGTGTTTGCGGCACCGGCTGTGGGGCTTCCGCAGAACCATGGGCTGTTTCAGTCCGCTGTGGTGCACCAGCAGGGCTTCAACCTGGGCGATCTGATCTCGTTCCGCGATCGCTTTCTGGTGCGGCTGGCGGCGAGCCAGGACTGGATCGGCGTGGACAACAACTCGGCGACGGCACGCACCGGCGGGTCAAACAAGAACGGCATCAGCCCATCGGCGAGCGTGATGTACAAGCCCACGAGCTGGACGACGGCGTATGCGACGTATGCGAGCAGTCTGCAGCAGGGCGATATTGCCCCAGTGAGCGCAGCGCTGGTGAACTCCGGCGCCGTGCTGCCGCCGTATCGGAGCAAAGAGTGGGAGGTGGGCTTCAAGTCCGATGGTCTGCCGCTGAACCTGACGACGGCGCTGTTCCGGCTGGAGCGGCCTTTCGCGGACACGATCGCCTATAACGGGAGCACCACGCAGAACATCTTCGCGATCGTTGGACAGCAGGTGAACTTTGGTGCGGAGATCTCCGGGCAGGGCACGCTGTTTCATCGGCTGCTGGTGGATGGCGGCTTTACGGCGTTGAACGCGCGGCTGAACAATACGAATGTTGCTTCGACGAACGGCAAACGCTTCGTCGGCATTCCGGGGTACAAGTCGAACATCCTGAGCGAGTACCGTGTGCCGGGGGTGAAGAACCTGAGCATCACTGGCGACTGGCAGTTTGTGGGCCAGAGGCCGCAGGATGATCAGAACCTGCATACGACGACGGCATATAACACGTTCGACTTCGGCTTCCGGTACGCGCATCCGGTGTTTACGAAGATGGCGACGCTGCGATTTACCTGCGACAACATTACGGACACGCGCTACTACTCGACGATTGCGGCGGGAGACATCACAGGTTCGAATGCGAGTTCGAACGTGGCGCACCTTGGCTCTCCGCGAACGATCTCGACGTCGCTGCAGTTCGCGTTTTAG
- a CDS encoding TonB-dependent receptor has product MNRVQAALIATFASSCASFFAASAGAQTGCTSLSGVVHDTTAAMIPGATVQLDAGSPLTADSAGRFRIACVTGGKHMLHVSFNGFASLSLPVTAPHTAELSVALHPEEVETTVDVGNGDGNPAAANSPTASGPSQTISGQRLQSLADDPDDLLRELQQMAAAAGGSPSSAAISIDGFHSGDNNGTLPPKSSIAYIKVNPDLFSSEYRNPPFGGGEIQIYTKPGQPTYHGALFATNSSSWMNARDPFSVSRAALGKQRYGFELTGPIRKKGSDFILNLEHRSIDNFAVVNAIGIDAAGDQTPILQNVPAPQRLWIGMAKVDWQLGAKNTFITSFNAWHNHQENVGAGGTTLAEAAYDNEQYDHNLHITDVTTVSPKLMHEARLGIEFDGKDQAPNSLDPQLQVAGAFTSGGSTNGSLHDHEVDTEFDDDAILSLSKHLIKFGSQFEYLRERFRYFNNFNGTWLFGGGTAPVLDANNNPTVQMETITGVEQYVRALNGWAGGAPTEYSNAVGNPTINMTQYREALFFQDDWKVLPNLHFAWGLRYYTQNKPVVHNNFNPRFGLSWAPDKKSTWTLHAHAGLFSGRFTAHSYAQVLNMDGVQRVTSLVYTPTTACTALPAGTYFDPTRCNPSSSSTPLQSIRTIQPHLPNLFYGIENLGFSHTIAKNWSVSADYYIAQMWHYTRSENINSPTNGQPLGPRPLAPNVNILQWQDSGRGYGNVIFMGLSNQSLKRVQFFVGSVRVHVVDDTNDDPNFTPQTTGSNAGEYAIRTGNPLWNVFGNTTVKLPWALQLSGNLNASGDSPYNVTTGFDNNGDGDFNDRPYVAAAGTPVCSATVTTNCAYATQWGLLSTTGTGATLNRNAGKMPWTFHLDTNLQRTFKLTKNAKADHPQALIVNLRSSNVLNHLNVTTVGSVVGSPNFGQAYAGDNGRRVEGGVRYTF; this is encoded by the coding sequence ATGAATCGAGTCCAGGCCGCCCTCATCGCGACGTTCGCGTCCTCGTGCGCCTCCTTCTTCGCCGCCTCCGCCGGCGCGCAAACCGGCTGCACATCTCTTAGCGGGGTTGTGCACGACACTACCGCAGCCATGATTCCGGGCGCGACTGTTCAGCTCGACGCGGGGTCGCCGCTCACCGCCGATTCTGCCGGGCGCTTCCGGATTGCGTGCGTCACAGGCGGCAAACACATGCTGCACGTCTCCTTCAACGGCTTCGCTTCGCTTAGTCTGCCGGTCACCGCGCCGCATACTGCAGAACTCTCCGTTGCGCTGCATCCTGAAGAGGTCGAGACAACGGTTGACGTCGGCAACGGGGACGGTAATCCTGCGGCGGCGAACTCACCCACGGCCAGCGGGCCGAGCCAGACGATCTCCGGTCAGCGGCTGCAGTCGCTCGCGGACGACCCCGACGACCTGCTGCGCGAGCTGCAGCAGATGGCCGCTGCCGCCGGTGGTAGCCCGTCCAGCGCGGCTATCTCCATCGACGGCTTTCACAGCGGCGACAACAATGGCACGCTCCCACCCAAGTCATCTATCGCGTACATCAAGGTCAATCCCGACCTGTTCTCTTCTGAGTACCGCAATCCGCCCTTTGGTGGCGGCGAGATCCAGATCTATACCAAGCCCGGGCAGCCGACGTATCACGGTGCGCTGTTTGCGACCAACTCAAGCTCATGGATGAATGCGCGCGATCCGTTCTCGGTGAGCCGTGCCGCGCTTGGCAAGCAGCGCTATGGCTTCGAGCTGACAGGGCCCATTCGCAAGAAGGGCTCGGACTTTATCCTGAACCTGGAGCACCGCTCGATCGACAACTTTGCCGTTGTGAACGCCATCGGCATTGATGCGGCGGGCGACCAGACGCCCATTCTGCAGAACGTGCCCGCGCCACAGCGGCTGTGGATCGGCATGGCGAAGGTCGACTGGCAGCTCGGCGCAAAGAATACGTTTATCACCAGTTTCAATGCCTGGCACAACCATCAGGAGAACGTGGGCGCTGGCGGCACTACGCTCGCCGAGGCGGCTTACGACAACGAACAATACGACCATAACCTGCACATCACGGATGTCACGACCGTCTCTCCGAAGCTGATGCACGAGGCGCGGCTGGGCATCGAGTTCGATGGCAAGGACCAGGCCCCCAACTCGCTCGATCCGCAGCTGCAGGTTGCCGGTGCGTTTACCTCCGGAGGCAGTACCAACGGCTCGCTGCACGACCACGAGGTCGACACCGAATTCGACGATGACGCGATCCTGAGCCTGTCGAAACATCTCATCAAGTTCGGCTCGCAGTTCGAATATCTGCGCGAGCGCTTCCGCTACTTCAACAACTTCAATGGCACCTGGCTCTTCGGCGGCGGCACGGCTCCGGTGCTCGACGCTAACAATAATCCCACGGTGCAGATGGAGACGATCACCGGCGTGGAGCAGTATGTGCGTGCGCTGAATGGCTGGGCCGGTGGTGCGCCTACTGAATATTCCAACGCAGTTGGCAACCCGACCATCAACATGACGCAGTATCGCGAGGCTCTCTTCTTTCAGGATGACTGGAAGGTGTTGCCGAATCTGCACTTCGCTTGGGGGTTGCGCTACTACACGCAGAACAAGCCTGTGGTGCATAACAACTTCAACCCACGGTTCGGGCTCTCGTGGGCGCCGGACAAAAAATCTACGTGGACGCTGCACGCGCACGCCGGGCTCTTCTCCGGCCGCTTTACGGCGCACAGCTACGCACAGGTACTCAACATGGACGGTGTGCAACGCGTGACCAGCCTGGTATACACACCCACTACCGCCTGCACCGCACTGCCTGCCGGCACCTACTTCGACCCCACAAGGTGCAACCCCTCCTCGAGCTCCACGCCGCTTCAGTCGATACGCACGATCCAGCCGCATCTGCCGAACCTGTTCTATGGCATCGAGAACCTCGGCTTCAGCCACACCATTGCGAAGAACTGGTCGGTCTCCGCCGACTACTACATCGCGCAGATGTGGCACTACACACGCTCGGAGAACATCAACTCCCCCACTAACGGCCAGCCTCTGGGTCCGCGCCCGCTGGCTCCAAATGTGAACATCCTGCAGTGGCAGGACTCGGGCCGGGGCTATGGCAATGTGATCTTCATGGGGCTTAGCAACCAGTCGCTCAAGCGCGTGCAGTTCTTCGTCGGCTCAGTGCGCGTGCATGTCGTCGATGACACCAACGACGACCCCAACTTTACCCCGCAGACCACCGGCTCCAACGCGGGCGAATATGCCATCCGCACAGGCAACCCGCTATGGAACGTCTTCGGCAATACCACCGTGAAGCTGCCGTGGGCGCTGCAGTTGAGCGGCAACCTGAACGCCTCGGGCGATTCGCCCTACAACGTCACGACAGGCTTCGACAACAACGGGGACGGCGACTTCAACGACCGCCCCTACGTTGCTGCCGCCGGCACTCCGGTCTGCTCCGCAACGGTGACCACCAACTGTGCCTACGCCACGCAGTGGGGGCTGCTCTCCACCACGGGGACCGGGGCAACACTGAACCGCAACGCTGGCAAGATGCCCTGGACCTTCCACCTGGACACCAACCTGCAGCGCACCTTCAAACTCACCAAGAATGCCAAGGCGGACCATCCGCAGGCGCTTATCGTGAACCTACGCAGCTCCAACGTCCTCAACCACCTCAACGTCACGACCGTAGGCAGCGTAGTCGGCAGCCCCAACTTCGGCCAGGCATACGCTGGAGACAACGGACGCCGCGTCGAAGGCGGTGTCCGGTACACGTTCTAG
- a CDS encoding TldD/PmbA family protein — MKTASTASPAETNRELLSLAEQAVSLALRAGAADAEAVAFEADEFGVNVRLGQVEQLTESGSRAIGLRVFFPATEGGQQTASTSTSDLSADGLAKLVSGAVGLAKVTGPDPFAGLPDPDHFGVLDIDALALYFSDVDQLSPAERIDIARRCESAALNADTRIQNTAGASFDASNSHRVMVNSRGFSAQYRRSYCGFSVTPIAHDANGSMQRDYWFSSARSAKLLASPEEVGRIAAQRALRRIGARRVPTQSCPVVFSPEVARSLMHSLISAADGDAIYRNASMFSGKLGERVAGDNITMVDDGTMVFNHTLPNGELLRTGGFGTSPFDGDGLPMRRTVIVERGILKNLMLNTYTGRKLNLPSTGKASRGLAGAPGIGGGNYYLEPGTLSPEQIIGDVQSGLYVLSTMGFGVNLVTGDYSQGASGLWIENGELAYPVEEITIAGNLKDMFHNVVAIGNDAEFLTSGSVPTIRIEGITIAGS, encoded by the coding sequence TTGAAGACTGCATCCACCGCCTCACCGGCTGAAACAAATCGCGAGCTGCTGAGCCTTGCCGAACAGGCCGTCTCTCTCGCTCTGCGTGCCGGCGCTGCCGATGCTGAAGCCGTCGCCTTCGAAGCCGACGAGTTCGGCGTCAACGTCCGCCTTGGCCAGGTCGAGCAGCTCACCGAATCCGGTTCGCGCGCGATTGGCCTGCGTGTCTTCTTTCCCGCGACTGAAGGTGGTCAACAGACAGCGAGCACCTCCACCTCCGATCTCTCCGCCGACGGTCTTGCAAAACTCGTCAGCGGCGCGGTGGGTCTCGCCAAAGTCACAGGCCCCGACCCCTTCGCAGGGCTGCCTGATCCTGACCACTTCGGTGTTCTGGATATTGACGCCCTCGCGCTGTACTTTAGCGACGTCGACCAACTCTCACCCGCCGAGCGCATTGATATTGCGCGCCGTTGTGAGAGCGCTGCCCTGAACGCGGACACACGGATTCAAAACACCGCGGGCGCCAGCTTCGACGCCAGCAACTCGCACCGCGTCATGGTCAACTCGCGCGGGTTCTCCGCTCAGTACCGCCGCAGCTACTGCGGCTTCTCCGTTACACCTATTGCGCACGACGCAAACGGCAGCATGCAGCGCGACTACTGGTTCTCCTCCGCACGTAGCGCAAAACTGCTTGCTTCACCGGAAGAAGTCGGCCGCATCGCAGCACAGCGTGCGCTTCGCCGCATTGGCGCGCGTCGCGTCCCAACACAGAGCTGCCCTGTCGTCTTCTCTCCTGAGGTGGCACGCTCGCTGATGCACAGTCTCATCTCGGCCGCCGATGGTGATGCCATCTATCGCAACGCCAGCATGTTCTCCGGCAAACTCGGCGAGCGTGTCGCTGGTGACAACATCACCATGGTCGACGACGGCACGATGGTCTTCAACCACACTCTCCCCAACGGCGAGTTGCTCCGCACCGGGGGCTTTGGCACGTCGCCCTTCGACGGCGACGGCCTGCCCATGCGTCGAACGGTCATCGTCGAACGCGGCATCCTGAAGAACCTGATGCTCAATACCTATACCGGCCGCAAGCTCAACCTGCCTTCCACCGGCAAAGCCTCGCGCGGTCTTGCCGGTGCTCCCGGTATCGGTGGCGGTAACTACTACCTCGAGCCCGGCACGCTCAGCCCGGAGCAGATCATCGGCGATGTGCAGTCCGGCCTCTACGTTCTCTCCACGATGGGCTTCGGCGTCAACCTCGTCACCGGCGACTACTCCCAGGGCGCCAGCGGTCTCTGGATCGAAAACGGCGAACTCGCTTACCCCGTCGAAGAGATCACGATCGCCGGCAACCTGAAGGACATGTTCCACAACGTCGTCGCCATCGGCAACGACGCCGAGTTCCTCACCTCCGGCTCCGTACCCACTATCCGTATCGAAGGCATAACCATCGCCGGCAGCTGA
- the bamD gene encoding outer membrane protein assembly factor BamD has product MRMKFWSVSPSSNAVHRSAYYLAGFAVATSLLFMGVPLRAQDATTQTTSQQTQTQQVGKATVTDTQKTTVDAQGKETTSATSSFTFRHKKAKAKKPKVDKADKVVASKDTKADEKRLARDRKIDPLAGKDSSLPDKQLYDKALAQQKSGHFDVARLDLNTLLSTYPDSQYQMRAKLAIADSWYQEGGSAALAQAEQEYTDFITFFPNVPEAAEAQMRIGDIYFKQMDVPDRDYEKGIKAEDGYRTMLKQYPDAPKEILDQARQKLREVQEVLATREAELGEFYASHNNWPAAIARYQTVVDTYPEYSHMDDTLIGIGDAYEAEANIIRGQRTCEGTGPQPACLPEGPKAKLLEEYDGKAADAYRKVVIYHYAAPHVEDAKERLVGMNLPVPVPTKEEVAASEALEGSRAQYTMKKRLELLVLHKPDTVNAAGVGNPPLDDPPATTAPQIVKTLQADYVAALMPGAKPAPAKPITPASGEGAAASVAAPAAPATAAPPTLSDVPVASDAAAAPSGDVTTMSPADTSSGGSGTGVGVEIVNHDSTAPADMPAATGTADPNYGLKTAAPANTAAAPAIEKPAAAPDQVNEAAGSAQPPAQQATPNVKGKRKKNPKTPAIDKADESSSKNKPKKGLDKLNPF; this is encoded by the coding sequence ATGCGCATGAAGTTTTGGAGTGTTTCTCCCAGCAGCAATGCTGTCCATCGTTCCGCCTACTATCTCGCAGGGTTTGCAGTAGCCACCAGCCTCTTGTTTATGGGAGTGCCCCTGCGTGCGCAAGATGCGACTACGCAGACTACGAGCCAGCAGACCCAGACCCAACAGGTTGGCAAGGCGACGGTAACGGACACCCAGAAGACGACTGTCGATGCTCAGGGCAAGGAGACGACGTCGGCCACTTCGAGCTTCACGTTCCGGCACAAGAAGGCGAAGGCAAAGAAGCCGAAGGTCGACAAAGCCGACAAGGTCGTCGCCAGCAAGGACACCAAGGCCGACGAGAAGCGGCTGGCGCGCGATCGCAAGATCGATCCGCTGGCGGGCAAGGACAGCTCGCTGCCGGACAAGCAGCTCTATGACAAAGCCCTGGCGCAGCAGAAGTCCGGCCACTTTGATGTGGCACGACTGGACCTAAACACGCTGCTCTCCACCTATCCTGACTCGCAGTACCAGATGCGCGCCAAGCTGGCGATCGCAGATAGCTGGTACCAAGAGGGCGGAAGCGCAGCGCTGGCCCAGGCTGAGCAGGAGTACACCGACTTCATCACGTTCTTCCCGAACGTGCCCGAGGCCGCTGAAGCCCAGATGCGCATTGGCGACATCTACTTCAAGCAGATGGACGTGCCGGACCGCGACTACGAGAAGGGCATCAAGGCCGAGGATGGCTATCGCACGATGCTGAAGCAGTATCCGGATGCGCCGAAGGAGATCCTGGACCAGGCGCGGCAGAAGCTGCGCGAGGTGCAGGAGGTACTCGCAACCCGCGAGGCCGAGCTGGGCGAGTTCTATGCCAGCCACAACAACTGGCCAGCAGCCATCGCGCGCTATCAGACGGTCGTCGACACCTACCCCGAGTACAGCCACATGGATGACACGCTGATCGGCATTGGCGATGCCTATGAGGCCGAGGCAAACATCATCCGCGGCCAGCGCACCTGCGAAGGCACCGGCCCGCAGCCAGCCTGCCTGCCGGAAGGCCCCAAGGCCAAGCTGCTGGAGGAGTATGACGGCAAGGCTGCCGATGCGTATCGCAAGGTGGTGATCTACCACTACGCCGCGCCGCACGTTGAGGACGCGAAGGAGCGGCTGGTGGGCATGAACCTGCCGGTGCCTGTTCCGACCAAGGAAGAGGTCGCGGCCAGCGAGGCGCTGGAAGGCAGCCGAGCGCAGTACACGATGAAGAAGCGGCTTGAGCTGCTGGTGCTGCACAAGCCGGACACGGTGAACGCCGCCGGTGTAGGCAACCCGCCGCTGGACGACCCGCCGGCCACCACTGCACCGCAGATTGTGAAGACGCTGCAGGCGGACTATGTTGCCGCACTGATGCCCGGTGCCAAGCCGGCACCTGCGAAGCCAATCACGCCCGCAAGTGGCGAGGGTGCAGCGGCCTCCGTCGCCGCGCCTGCGGCTCCCGCAACGGCTGCGCCGCCCACCCTCTCCGACGTTCCTGTGGCCTCTGACGCTGCGGCTGCGCCTTCGGGCGATGTGACCACGATGAGCCCTGCCGACACCAGCTCGGGTGGCTCCGGCACCGGCGTTGGCGTGGAGATTGTGAACCACGACAGCACTGCACCGGCTGACATGCCTGCCGCCACCGGCACAGCCGATCCGAACTACGGCTTGAAGACTGCGGCCCCGGCCAACACGGCTGCGGCACCTGCGATCGAGAAGCCCGCGGCTGCGCCTGACCAAGTGAACGAAGCTGCCGGCAGCGCACAACCGCCCGCCCAGCAGGCAACCCCCAACGTCAAGGGCAAGCGCAAGAAGAACCCGAAGACGCCCGCCATCGATAAGGCCGATGAGAGCTCGAGCAAGAACAAGCCGAAGAAGGGCCTGGACAAGCTGAATCCGTTCTAG
- a CDS encoding excinuclease ABC subunit C, translating into MAALFTHHVDFIAENADALLRAIPAAPGVFSLRGETGEPYITRTADLRRRLRRLLAPPEALDDSGNPVLSKRLNLRDRVRSIDYTHTGSDFESTLLLYHASRLAFGPEQARKRLRLHTPYLVRITITHQHPRAYVTNRLSKKSLIESFGPFPSRAAAERYGDAVLDLFKLRRCYEDLEPYPDHPGCVYGEMNKCLMPCKEGNPAACTPAEYAVEANRVFDFFHTRGQSLLDEIAARRDAASEAMDFETAATHHKQWEKVRSATLLADELVRPLAELRALILQQSVPPADDASHDSAAVFLFANGYLTGPAPLSTLGVRAVREQTAVGSSLFAQPLMLAPVPLDEPSSIQTPEDRARAVIETLTAQTTQQAALDEFCDALSLLRRWYYRPEKQRAGEVFLPNADGGWPIRRILNGAARIVLGPPAEAAPVDREAFKDLKTKVIHAGREGVERVVPVLPRRSKRKPAETLSENEPRA; encoded by the coding sequence ATGGCTGCGCTCTTCACCCACCACGTCGACTTCATCGCAGAGAATGCCGACGCACTCCTGCGCGCCATCCCTGCAGCTCCCGGCGTCTTCTCGCTCCGCGGTGAAACCGGCGAACCCTACATCACCCGCACCGCCGACCTTCGCCGCCGCCTGCGTCGGCTGCTCGCACCGCCGGAAGCACTCGATGACAGCGGCAACCCTGTCCTCTCCAAACGCCTCAACCTCCGTGATCGCGTTCGCTCCATCGACTACACCCACACCGGCTCCGACTTCGAGTCGACATTGCTGCTCTACCACGCCTCGCGCCTCGCCTTCGGCCCTGAGCAGGCCCGCAAACGCCTGCGACTGCATACGCCCTACCTCGTCCGTATCACCATCACGCACCAGCACCCACGCGCTTACGTCACCAACCGGCTCAGCAAAAAATCTCTCATCGAATCTTTTGGCCCATTCCCTTCGCGCGCTGCCGCGGAGCGCTACGGTGACGCCGTGCTGGATCTCTTCAAGCTTCGTCGCTGCTACGAAGACCTCGAACCTTATCCCGACCATCCCGGCTGCGTCTACGGCGAGATGAACAAGTGCCTGATGCCCTGCAAGGAAGGCAATCCTGCCGCCTGCACGCCAGCCGAGTACGCCGTCGAAGCCAACCGTGTCTTCGACTTCTTCCATACCCGAGGCCAGTCACTGCTCGACGAGATCGCCGCCCGGCGTGACGCCGCCAGCGAAGCGATGGATTTCGAGACCGCAGCCACGCACCACAAGCAGTGGGAGAAGGTCCGTAGCGCAACCTTGCTCGCCGACGAACTTGTCCGTCCCCTCGCCGAGCTGCGCGCACTCATCCTCCAGCAGTCCGTACCACCTGCAGACGATGCGTCGCACGATTCAGCCGCGGTCTTTCTCTTCGCCAACGGATACCTTACCGGCCCCGCGCCGCTCTCCACACTCGGCGTCCGCGCTGTCCGCGAGCAGACCGCCGTTGGCAGCAGCCTCTTTGCGCAGCCGCTCATGCTGGCGCCTGTCCCGCTCGATGAGCCCAGCAGCATCCAAACGCCCGAAGACCGCGCTCGCGCTGTCATCGAGACGCTTACAGCGCAGACTACGCAACAGGCCGCGCTGGACGAGTTCTGCGATGCGCTTTCACTCCTTCGCCGCTGGTACTACCGGCCTGAGAAGCAGCGCGCCGGCGAAGTCTTCCTCCCCAATGCCGATGGCGGTTGGCCCATCCGGCGCATCCTCAACGGGGCGGCGCGCATCGTCCTCGGACCACCTGCAGAGGCAGCTCCCGTTGACCGCGAAGCATTCAAGGACCTCAAGACCAAGGTCATCCACGCAGGGCGAGAAGGTGTCGAGAGGGTCGTTCCTGTCCTGCCTCGCCGCTCCAAACGCAAGCCTGCTGAAACTCTCTCCGAGAACGAGCCACGGGCATGA